The Candidatus Hydrogenedentota bacterium genome includes the window GTAGTGCAAATGCGGTCCGGTACTGCGACCCGTGCTGCCCACATTGCCAATCAACTGCCCACGTTTTACTGCTTGTCCTGGGCGCACAACAATTCGGCTAAGGTGGCCGTAAAGGGTGGTATAGCCAAAACCGTGGTTTATAATTACGTGGTTTCCATAACCCCAGCCATCATTCATACTATTTTGTACCACACCATCACCCGTGGCATATACTTCGGCCCCGTAATCTGCTGTAAAATCCATGCCCTGATGAAAAGAAAAAGTATGATAGAAAGGGTCCATCCTATATCCATAGCCACTGGCCATGCGGGTAAGGTCTTTATTGGCCACAGGTTGTATGGCGGGTATGCTGTTAATTACCTGTTCCTT containing:
- a CDS encoding M23 family metallopeptidase, with the translated sequence KEQVINSIPAIQPVANKDLTRMASGYGYRMDPFYHTFSFHQGMDFTADYGAEVYATGDGVVQNSMNDGWGYGNHVIINHGFGYTTLYGHLSRIVVRPGQAVKRGQLIGNVGSTGRSTGPHLHYEVRKNGNPLNPAFFYHNDLSDEQYRRMLEMSKRETKRFD